Below is a genomic region from Geothermobacter hydrogeniphilus.
GAACGGCTTGCCTTCCCAGTCAGCCTTGCCGTTGTAGGCCTGGTACTGGCGATCGGACTGGACAATGCCGAATTCGAGGTCGCCGCTCCTGATGGCGTTGATGTTGAAGACCGAACCACCGGTCGACTCGACGGTGGCACGCAGGTGATACTGCTTGCGTTTCTTGTTGACCATCTTGGCGATGGCGCCGCCGGTCGGGTAGTAAACGCCGGTGACACCACCGGTGCCGATGGTGACAAAAGTGGTCCGGGCGGCAAAACCGCTCACCGGAAGCATGGTGACGGCAACCGTCAGCGCCAGGGCAATGTACAACAATTTTTTCATTCTCTCCTCCTCAGAAGATTTAGGGTGATGCGCCGGAGCAATTCCGGCACCTAACAGACCGCTTCAATCACCGGGAGGACAAGGCAAGCCCCGTGCCAGACGACAAAAAATGCAACAACAGGCTGAAATAAAAAGGTATTTTACAGATTTCACGTATACGGGAAAATGCTGAAAGGGATATAACTTCGGTTATGGGAACCGCTGCGGGACAGGGATAAACGGCGGGGGACGGGGACCGGACAACGGCATAACCAGAGTTATCGACATAACCCTGGTTATGCCCCTTTTCAGGCGTGTTCGCGTCGTTGTTTGAGCCGCTTGCTGAGGGCCGGTTGGGAGATTCCAAGCAGGCGGGCAGCCAGCGTCTGATTGTTGCCGGCCCGTTCCAGGGCAGCGTCGACCAGCAGGTCGCCCGCTTCGGCCAGGGTCGGCAGATCGTCGAGGACGGTAAACGGATTGCGGGCCGGAACCAGGCCGCCGGTCTGCCGGGCGTCCCCGATCCGCCGCTGGAAAACGTCACAGGAGAGAACACCGCCGGGATGCTGGCTGACGGCATCATGCACCATCGCCTGCAGTTCGCGGATGTTGCCGGGAAAGCTGTAGGTATTGAGCAGTGAGATCAGCTCCGGCGGCGCCGTCGGAACAGGTTTCTCCAGTTCGGCGGCGGCGGATTCGAGGAAATGCTGCAGCAGCAGCGGCAGATCCTCTTTCCTCTCCCGCAGCGGCGGGATGTTGACCTGATGGGCATGCAGCCGATAGTAGAGGTCCTTGCGAAAACTTCGCTCGCGAACCATTTCCGCCAGATCGTGATGGGTGGCGCAGATCACCCGCGCCTGCAGCTGACAGGGACTGTCGCTGCCGAGGGGATAATACTCACCTTCCTGCAGCAGCCGCAGCAGCTTGACCTGGCTGGCGGCCGAAAGGTCACCGATTTCATCCAGGAAGAGCGTACCTCCGGATGCCCGTTCGATCATACCGGGACGTTCGCGGTCGGCGCCGGTGAAAGCACCGCGCCGATGGCCGAAGAGGGTGTCGGCAAAGACATTATCATCCAGCCCGGCGACATTGACACTCACCAGGGGGCCGTCACCGCCGCCCAGCTGGTGGGCGGCACGCGCGACCAGTTCCTTGCCGACCCCGCTCTCACCGAGAATCAGCAGCGGCTGTCGGGAGGCGGACACCGACTCCAGGTAGCCGAAGATGGCCAGCATCGCCGCGTCCCGTGTCACCAGGGGGGCGAAAACCTCGGGATGTTCCAGCTGTTTTTTAAACAGTCGCCGACGGATGGCCTGGTTTTCACGCTGCAGCTCAACCATACGCACCGCGCGACGGATGCCGTCAAGCAGGCGATCCTCCTCGACCGTCTTGACAAAATAGTCGAAAGCTCCCAGGCGCATGCAGCCGACCGCTGTTTCCAACTGGTTCATTCCGGAAAGAATGATCACCTGGACATCCGGATACTCCTCGTTGATGCGCCGCAGCAGCTCTTCCCCGGAGATGTGCGGCATGGTCAGGTCGAGCAGCACCAGGCCGATATCATGCTGTTCGAACAATTCCGGAACCTCGCGGCTGTCGGAACAGGAGATCAGGTTGGTGAATCCTCCCGGCCCCTCCAGGGTCATGCCGAGACTTCTCAGCCAGGGCAGTTCGTCATCCACCATCAGGATACTGAAATCAGGGTTTTTCGACTGGCTCATCGATATTCTCCTTGGCCGGCAACAGCAACCGGACCCGAGTGCCCTGCCCCGGTGTCGAGGCGAACTCCAGCTGTCCGCCATGCTCCTCGACGATACCGGCCGAAACCGACAGACCGAGCCCGGTGCCGCCATGGTCGCGGCGGGTGGTGAAGAAAGGATCGGTCAGTTTCGGCAGATGCTCAGGATCGATGCCTCGGCCCTGATCGACAATCTCCAGCAGCAGGCGGCCGTCGTCCTGCAGGGCGGTGCGGAGTCGGATCGCCTGTCCCTTGTCGGTCAGCGCCTGACAGGCGTTGATCAGCAGGTTGACCACCACCTGCTCGATCCGCTGGGCATTGCCGACGAACGGCGGCAGATCGTTCGCCAACTCGGCCCGAAAGTGGTCGGTCGCCTTTTTTAGTGAATTATCGACCAGCCGCAGTGCCGCCGCCGCCACCTCGTTGAGGTCGACCGCGTCATCCAGTTCGGCATCATCACGACGGGCGAAATCCTTCAGGTCCTCAACGATCCGCCTGATCCGGCCGGCTCCCTGCTGCATTTCTTCCAGCATCTGCGGAATCTCTTCCCGCATGCGTGAATAATTCAGCCAGCCAAGCTTGAAATCACCCTGTTGCCGGTAATGCTCATCAAGTAGCGGTCCGGTGTCATCCCAGGCCTTTTTCAGCAGCGGCAGGTTGAGCAGAATCAGGCCGTTGGGATTATTGATCTCATGGGCCACGCCCGAAACCAGCACCCCGAGCGAAGAAAGCTTGTCAGCCTGGATCAACTGCTGCTGCCGGACCTCCAGTTCATGCAGGGCCTGGCGTTTTTCGGCAACCTCGCGTTCCAGGTCTTCGGTACGCAGTGCCACCTGGCGCTTCAGCATCCTCGACCAGAAAACGGTCATGATCAACACCAGCAGCAGCGGACCGACTATCATCGCCCCGAGACGGATGGCACGTTCGAAGGAGAGCCCCGGCCGCGGCAGCACGCCGAGCCATTTTTCGTAGATGGTGCGATAACGACCCGATTTCTTCAGCAGCACCAGGCCTTCGTTGAAGCGGGCCAGCAGGTCGAGATTACCCTTTTTCACCGCGTAGCCGTAGTCCTGGGCGACCAGCGGCCTGGCGATCGGCATAATGTTGTCGAGACCGGCTTTCTGGATCAGGTACTCACCGGGCAGCTTGGCCACCAGGGCGGCATCATAACCGCCGGCAGAGAGTTGCCGCAGGGCATCCTCAAGGGTTGCCACCGGATGCAGCCGGGCCTTGAGTTCGGCATGCCGGAGCATGAAATCGTGCATCACCGCCCCGCGCATGACGATCACATCCTTGTCGGCCAGATCCTTGAGGCGGCGGATCGTGGACCCCTTGCGAATCCAGATCGACTGATGCACCTTGGCGTGCGGCGTGGAAAAGTCGACCTCGCGGGTCCGCTCCCGGGTGTAGGCCATCCCCTGCAGGACATCAATGCTGCCGGAAGCCAGCCCTTCCCGCATTTCTCCCCAGGGACCGAGACGAATTTCAATCTCCATCCCCATCACCTCGGCAATGGCACGGGAAAGCTCGACATTGAAACCGGCCGGTTTGCCGTCGGCGTCGAGAAATTCGTAGGGAGGATAGTTCTGATCGCCGCCGATGATGATCGGCGCCTCGGGTTCAGGCGGCTCCTCCGGTTCAGCCCGGGACAGGACCGGACAGAGCAGCAGCAGGATAAGGAGTATTTTGCAGAAACGAGACATGTCCGGCATTGTCACCATCCGGCGAACGGATGTCAAATCCCGCCATCGATCCTGGTCAGAAACGTCCGACCAGGGCCAGCCCGGCAGCATCAGGTTCCAGCAGAGGGACCAGACGCAGAGCGATCCGGTGCTTTTCCGCCAGCAGGCAGACCCCTTTGCCGACCGCCAGGCCGAGAACGGCGCCGACAGTGACATCCGAGGCCCAGTGTTCGTTGTCGTTGAGACGCGAAAAAGCGGTCAGTCCGGCCAGGCCATAAGCCGTCCAGGGCAGCCAGCGGGATTCAGGATAGCGGGCAACCAGCACGCTCGCCACCGCGAAACTGCCCGCCGCGTGCCCCGAGGGGAAGGAAAATCCGTCAGGCTCGCCGCTGCCGCCGCGGTCGGACAGCCCGGGCCCGTCCCAGTGATCGCTGTCTTCACCACTGTTGGGCCGATGGCGACGGCCGAGATGCTTCAGGCCGAGGACGGCGACCCCGGTCAGCAGATAACTCTCCAGGCTCAGCAGCCCGGTTTCGGCGAGGTAGGCATCATCGCGCAGACGACCGGCCAGGTAAAGCCCGCCGCCGCCGGCAACCAGCAGCCAGGGTTCACCGAAGTTCTTGGCAAAATCGGAGACCGAATCGCTGAGACCGCTGCGGTTGGCCTGAACTTTTTCGGCGATCTCGTCGTCGAGCAGATAAAGCCCCAGACTGCCGGCCGCAA
It encodes:
- a CDS encoding sigma-54-dependent transcriptional regulator, whose protein sequence is MSQSKNPDFSILMVDDELPWLRSLGMTLEGPGGFTNLISCSDSREVPELFEQHDIGLVLLDLTMPHISGEELLRRINEEYPDVQVIILSGMNQLETAVGCMRLGAFDYFVKTVEEDRLLDGIRRAVRMVELQRENQAIRRRLFKKQLEHPEVFAPLVTRDAAMLAIFGYLESVSASRQPLLILGESGVGKELVARAAHQLGGGDGPLVSVNVAGLDDNVFADTLFGHRRGAFTGADRERPGMIERASGGTLFLDEIGDLSAASQVKLLRLLQEGEYYPLGSDSPCQLQARVICATHHDLAEMVRERSFRKDLYYRLHAHQVNIPPLRERKEDLPLLLQHFLESAAAELEKPVPTAPPELISLLNTYSFPGNIRELQAMVHDAVSQHPGGVLSCDVFQRRIGDARQTGGLVPARNPFTVLDDLPTLAEAGDLLVDAALERAGNNQTLAARLLGISQPALSKRLKQRREHA
- a CDS encoding phosphatase PAP2 family protein; the protein is MSRLVAFLLCGLLGLLPAVAVAGPGAEVTPLGDLPQRWAADSWSLLRAPADWRQPQWQAVGLIAAGSLGLYLLDDEIAEKVQANRSGLSDSVSDFAKNFGEPWLLVAGGGGLYLAGRLRDDAYLAETGLLSLESYLLTGVAVLGLKHLGRRHRPNSGEDSDHWDGPGLSDRGGSGEPDGFSFPSGHAAGSFAVASVLVARYPESRWLPWTAYGLAGLTAFSRLNDNEHWASDVTVGAVLGLAVGKGVCLLAEKHRIALRLVPLLEPDAAGLALVGRF
- a CDS encoding transporter substrate-binding domain-containing protein, giving the protein MPDMSRFCKILLILLLLCPVLSRAEPEEPPEPEAPIIIGGDQNYPPYEFLDADGKPAGFNVELSRAIAEVMGMEIEIRLGPWGEMREGLASGSIDVLQGMAYTRERTREVDFSTPHAKVHQSIWIRKGSTIRRLKDLADKDVIVMRGAVMHDFMLRHAELKARLHPVATLEDALRQLSAGGYDAALVAKLPGEYLIQKAGLDNIMPIARPLVAQDYGYAVKKGNLDLLARFNEGLVLLKKSGRYRTIYEKWLGVLPRPGLSFERAIRLGAMIVGPLLLVLIMTVFWSRMLKRQVALRTEDLEREVAEKRQALHELEVRQQQLIQADKLSSLGVLVSGVAHEINNPNGLILLNLPLLKKAWDDTGPLLDEHYRQQGDFKLGWLNYSRMREEIPQMLEEMQQGAGRIRRIVEDLKDFARRDDAELDDAVDLNEVAAAALRLVDNSLKKATDHFRAELANDLPPFVGNAQRIEQVVVNLLINACQALTDKGQAIRLRTALQDDGRLLLEIVDQGRGIDPEHLPKLTDPFFTTRRDHGGTGLGLSVSAGIVEEHGGQLEFASTPGQGTRVRLLLPAKENIDEPVEKP